The window CAAGGCGGGCGATGACAGGCTCAAGTCCGAGTCGCAGGCAATGGCTTTTGCCTGCCGGTTCGCTATCGAGCAGCTGAAGCAATCCGAGGCTCTGCTCAGCGTTTGAGGCCCGGCATTTATCTAAAGATCACGCAGATTGTAGAGGCTGTCCAATAAGTCGGTTTCTACGGGGATGACGCAGCGGGGTATGCCACATGTAGGGGCAGGCCTTGTGTCTGCCCGAATATATAGATGGGCGGAGACAAGCCCCGCCCCTACACAGCCTCGGTGGTCGGAAGGCGGTCGCTGGATCAAGCTGTCACGAACGCCCCGATAATCAGATTGATGGTGATTGACCTCGCATGGACCAGGACAGCCAGAAAGGCCGTCCCACACCCGGTCTAACGAAAGCGGCGTCGCCTCAATCCAATCTTCGTGGACCTCGACTGCCAACGCCCGCACGAGCCGCAGGCAGCTCTCGGCATTCGGCATCCTTATGTTGTCGATCTCGGTTGACCGTCATTTGGCGAATGAGGAACTTCTGATATGTTGATTTGTTTCTCTACTTAAATGAAGGGGCAGTCATTGCAGTGAATAGGTATTCAGGGTGTTGAGGAAGGGGTTATGGCAAGATTGAATGAGCTAAGAAAAGAACAATGGGACGAGATAATGAGGAGGTCCATCTATAGGGTGACTGTGGGACTTCTGAATGATCGCGGCCTCGGTGGGTTGACGATGGCGCGCGTGGCGAAGGCGGCAGAGGTTTCGACCGGCACGTTGTATAACTACGTCAAGGATAAGGATGATTTGCTGTCGCACGTCATAGACATGACCTTCGAACCCATTCGTAGAGCTATTGTTGCCATTTCTGAGAGAGTGCTAAGCCCGCCAGATAAGCTGCGAGCGCTCATAGTTGTTATTTTCAAGGGCTTTGAGGATAACAAAGCTATGATAGCAATCATGTATCAGGCAACAGCGAGTACCTTGGCGGCTCAGCGTCGCAAGGCTTCGATACAAGAGACTTTGTTGGATATGGTGCTCAGCATCCTGGACGAGGGCATGCGCGAAGGGTGCTTCCGTCAATGTGACAGAGTTCTTGCCGGTCGGCTGATCATGGCAATCATGGATGGTTACCTCCTGTCTGCTCTTGATGGTGGGGATAGGGTTGGCGTTGGTGAGAAGGAGGCCTTGGCGTGCGCGGATTTGCTCCTTAATGGTCTCTCCACGCGAAGTCAGGCTGACACTCGCAAGGGACCGGATGCTACAAACGCTGCGAAAAGAGGGAAATGAAGAGATGTCATTTGCGAATATCAAGTATAAACGAGCCATGCTTCTTGCCTTGGTTGCACTTTGGTGCCTGTGTTCTGTGACTATCAGTTGTGGTCCTGATTCGGAAGGTAACGCCGACAAAAACGATACGGCTAAGCAACCTCGCGTGCGAGTTGCCTTGACCCCCATTTCCAAACGGACATTCGAGAGGCGGGTCGTTATGCAGGGCAATCTGGAGGCCAAGAACTTCGCTGATGTCTCGGCACGGGTCGAGGGCACAATAGATGCGGTTTTCGTTGATGAAGGCGACCACGTTGTGGCCGGCAAGACAAAGCTCTTTCAGGTCGACTCTCTCAATCTGCGGCGGGCAGTTGATGTTCGTCGTCAGGACCTGGCGGTGGCTAAGTGCTCGCTGCGAGAGGCCCAGGCCGGCCTTGAGCAAGTTGACGCGCAGCTGGAGAAGGCCGATCTCGACCTGCGGCGTTATGAGCGGCTTCATAAGAGCAACACAGTGTCATCTGACGCCTTCGAGCAAGTCCAAAGCCAGCATAAGCAGATAAAGGCGGCTCATAAACATTCAGTAAGCCTTGTGGACCTCCAAAGGGAGCTCGTGCGGCAGGCCGAAATAGCACTTTCCATCGCAGAGAAGAACCTCAGCGACTCTCTAGTCTATGCTCCCATAGACGGTACTGTGAGCAGGAAATACCACGAGGTCGGAGAAATGCCAGAGAAGGGCAAACCTGTGCTTCGTATCGAGGATACTTCAGTTATCGAGGTCTCTGCGTTTCTGCCTGCTCAGTTCTATGCGGATGTTCGTCCGGGGGAGACGCTGATGAGCGTTCGGGTTGGTGAAAGAGACGTGGGGGATTTTGCAGTATCCTACAGAAGCCCGACGGTCGATCCTCAATTGCGCACATTCGAGGTGAAGTGCACGCTCGTGGACCCACCGGAAGGTGTCGTGCCGGGCGCGATGGCTGACGTGAGCATAGTTCTTGAGCGAACAGAGGGGCTGGGCGTGCCCTCACAGGCCGTACAGCATCGAGGCGACGACGAGGTTGTCTTCGTTGTCGGGAGCGAAACAGCTCGCTCGGTCAAGGTGGAAACGGGCCTTCAGACAGACGGTTACGTTCTTCTGAAGAACTGCGCATTGAGCGAGGGTGCGCCCGTCGTAACCCAGGGCCAGAACTTCCTGAATGACGGGTCGCCGGTTAAGGTTCTTGCGGAGGGCGATTGATGTTTCTGTCCAACGCATCGGTCCGAAGGCCCATTGCAATGGGCTGCCTCATAATCGCCTTGTCCCTTTTGGGCATCAATAGCTATAGAAAGATGAATCTCGAGCTTATGCCCAAAGTCGATGTGCCCTACATTACGATTACGACGGTCTATCCCGGCGCAAGCCCCAAGGAGATTGAGACTGACATCGCCAAGAGGATTGAGGACCAGATGGTGACAATCGATGGCCTCAAGCACATCAATTCGGCCTGCATGGAGAATGCCTGCCAGACGTTTTTGGAGTTCCATCTCGAGGTCGATGTGGACATAGCTGCCACAGATGTGCGTGAGAAGTTGGACCTGATCAGGTCCGATTTCCCTGAAGGCGTCGAGGACCCGAAAATACTGAAATTCGATTTGAATGCGGCGCCCATCATCCAGTTGGCGCTCACGGGTGACGCCTCAATCGACGATCTCTATGACTACGCTGACAACACCCTTCGAGACCGGATCACCGTGCTTCCGGGCGTGGCGGACGTTCAGTTAATCGGCGGCGCCGAGCGGGAGGTTCACGTCTCACTGGACAGGCGGGAGCTTGCGGCCCGTGGGCTCTCTAGCACGGACGTAGTGGGCGCTATCCAGCAAGGCATCCGGACAATCCCTTCGGGCAGGATCAGGGAGAAGGGCGTCGAGTATGCGGTGAAATTCGACGCAGATTACGACCGGGTTGAGGACATCGGTGAGCTGGAGGTCGCCAGCAAAGAGGGCCAGCGCTGCTACATCAAGGACATTGGGCGGGTCCACATGACCACAGAGGAGCTCAGACAGAAAGCAGACATCAACGGTCGGCCCTGCGTAGCGATCAAGGTGGTTAAGAAGGCTGACGCCAATGCGG of the bacterium genome contains:
- a CDS encoding efflux RND transporter periplasmic adaptor subunit translates to MLLALVALWCLCSVTISCGPDSEGNADKNDTAKQPRVRVALTPISKRTFERRVVMQGNLEAKNFADVSARVEGTIDAVFVDEGDHVVAGKTKLFQVDSLNLRRAVDVRRQDLAVAKCSLREAQAGLEQVDAQLEKADLDLRRYERLHKSNTVSSDAFEQVQSQHKQIKAAHKHSVSLVDLQRELVRQAEIALSIAEKNLSDSLVYAPIDGTVSRKYHEVGEMPEKGKPVLRIEDTSVIEVSAFLPAQFYADVRPGETLMSVRVGERDVGDFAVSYRSPTVDPQLRTFEVKCTLVDPPEGVVPGAMADVSIVLERTEGLGVPSQAVQHRGDDEVVFVVGSETARSVKVETGLQTDGYVLLKNCALSEGAPVVTQGQNFLNDGSPVKVLAEGD
- a CDS encoding TetR/AcrR family transcriptional regulator — protein: MARLNELRKEQWDEIMRRSIYRVTVGLLNDRGLGGLTMARVAKAAEVSTGTLYNYVKDKDDLLSHVIDMTFEPIRRAIVAISERVLSPPDKLRALIVVIFKGFEDNKAMIAIMYQATASTLAAQRRKASIQETLLDMVLSILDEGMREGCFRQCDRVLAGRLIMAIMDGYLLSALDGGDRVGVGEKEALACADLLLNGLSTRSQADTRKGPDATNAAKRGK